The proteins below are encoded in one region of Pseudomonas putida S13.1.2:
- the dapA gene encoding 4-hydroxy-tetrahydrodipicolinate synthase, producing MSNFRGIWIALVTPMRANEVDFAALEKLVKKLLEDGVAGFVVCGTTGEAAALSKAEQLAVLDAVLAWAAPGQVVMGLSGYNLRELLAFQAEIQRRDIAGLLVPAPCYIRPSQAGIEAFFNTVADAASVPLIVYDIPYRTGVRIERETLRRIVRHPRIAAVKDCSGDSETTMALIQDGHAQVLAGEDLQIFNNLCLGGAGAISASAHVHTHLYVRMLRQVDSGDWAAARGTFYQLLPWIRMAFAEPNPAVVKAALQFQGLMTDELREPMQPCSQTTRDKLLAVLALPDAL from the coding sequence ATGTCGAATTTCCGTGGTATCTGGATCGCCCTCGTCACACCCATGCGCGCCAATGAAGTGGACTTCGCCGCACTGGAAAAGCTGGTGAAGAAGCTGCTCGAAGACGGCGTAGCCGGTTTTGTGGTGTGCGGTACCACGGGCGAAGCGGCAGCACTGTCCAAGGCCGAGCAACTGGCTGTGCTGGATGCCGTGCTGGCCTGGGCGGCGCCAGGCCAGGTGGTGATGGGCCTGTCGGGTTACAACCTGCGTGAGTTGCTGGCCTTCCAGGCCGAAATCCAGCGGCGTGACATTGCGGGGCTTCTGGTACCGGCACCTTGCTACATCCGCCCTTCGCAGGCCGGCATAGAGGCCTTCTTCAACACCGTAGCGGATGCCGCCAGCGTGCCGTTGATCGTATACGACATCCCTTACCGCACCGGCGTGCGCATCGAGCGCGAAACCTTGCGCCGGATCGTGCGCCACCCCCGTATCGCGGCAGTCAAGGACTGCAGCGGCGACAGCGAAACCACCATGGCCTTGATCCAGGACGGTCATGCCCAAGTGCTGGCCGGTGAAGACCTGCAGATATTCAACAACCTGTGCCTGGGCGGTGCAGGGGCCATTTCGGCTTCGGCCCATGTGCATACGCACCTTTACGTGCGGATGCTACGGCAGGTGGATAGCGGCGACTGGGCGGCTGCGCGTGGCACGTTCTACCAGTTGCTGCCCTGGATCAGGATGGCCTTTGCCGAGCCCAACCCGGCCGTGGTCAAGGCGGCATTGCAGTTCCAGGGCTTGATGACCGACGAGCTGCGCGAGCCGATGCAGCCTTGCTCTCAAACGACCAGAGACAAACTGCTGGCTGTGCTGGCGCTACCCGATGCCCTGTAG
- the bcsC gene encoding cellulose synthase complex outer membrane protein BcsC — protein MQRMIGVLMLATVACQAVAQPKDAGEQRQWLLDQVRRGEALHRDDLVRDALGRLQLLEPRNPDVLLAALSLALREKNITEAEQLSARINTLAPGSLQARQAARLLALQQPETARRLQQARLLAVTGRNQEALAVYEQLFAGEPPSLELALDYWRVRGNLPGQRPEAIRQLQQLDQQYPGSAGLRQTLAGWLFAEKRDREALALLDQLARDPGARDAAAQREFDYLSGQAVSSTSAAAWQAFLKRYPASPLLAQASANLQQQRTLLADPSWQAGQRGKALLDKGRNAEAEVQLRRALRRYPDDASLHGALGYALMRQGRYENANTAFRTASAKEQDTYWISQWKDLESSSQYWAQLHNAERALQANNLRGARALYLQARQQRPKDEYALLGLADVSLAEGDAIAAERQFLQVRRMAPDNESAVRGLMRVYQAQSPAKAQAYLDSLPPRQQVQFASLRRSLELARLRQQGDQALQREDWAAASQVLAQATALAPDEPWLVYQLANSLRHQGRTAEADAAFAKLVQHQPHDPATRYAHGLFLESSDRDALALDSLGAVPQATWSADMRALQQRIQRRVTLASAQQLQAQGRVTEATALLEAGLARGEGGPDDLMLLADWAAARGEPDKARGYYQRVLAVQPGRPEARLGVIESALAEGNLAKARHMLTVQVPQLADDDSNAQRRLAAVWAALGEHDQAARLLDRIASQQPRPDPLLRRDAARLVAKDDPQRALDLYAAAMADAQLLDRAAASPRDDRALTLASREQEADDWLARSLRSDVDALYRQRNTHVTLMHDYGWRQDDGTPGTSELSTQSTLLHVDTPWQDGTAFARVERIGMDAGSFEQNDQGRYTPDFGSCQFVGQTADGKSLPACTGGSQTADGSVLALGWQGGRWAVDLGTTQGYAVNNWLGGATLSGDLGQVGWSLTASRRPMSNSLLSFAGARDRPTGVRWGGVTANGGTLGLSWDQGGDNGVWASLGHHWLYGENVADNQRTRAMAGYYHRVVERADERVRVGLTLMHWRHDKDLGGYSLGQGGYYSPQRYTSVGVPVSYAWRNYDWSLLLEGSVSWSQAHSGSSRLYPDAHVNRRVLAQYGVDSNIDAMSEASDSSGLGYRLRGLFERRLSDRWVLGGGFDWQHSDDYAPSHAMLYLRYLFEPWRGNLALPVTPLEPYSEWR, from the coding sequence ATGCAGCGAATGATCGGCGTGCTGATGCTGGCGACGGTGGCTTGCCAGGCCGTCGCACAACCCAAGGACGCCGGGGAGCAGCGCCAATGGCTGCTGGACCAGGTGCGCCGGGGCGAGGCGCTGCACCGCGACGACCTGGTGCGTGATGCACTGGGCCGCCTGCAGCTGTTGGAGCCACGCAACCCGGATGTATTGCTGGCGGCCTTGAGCCTGGCATTGCGCGAAAAGAACATCACCGAGGCCGAACAGCTGAGTGCCAGGATCAATACCTTGGCACCCGGTAGCCTGCAAGCGCGCCAGGCCGCGCGCCTGCTCGCGTTGCAGCAGCCAGAGACTGCGCGGCGCTTGCAGCAGGCGCGCCTGCTGGCCGTTACCGGGCGCAATCAGGAGGCGCTGGCGGTTTATGAGCAGCTGTTCGCCGGCGAGCCGCCCAGCCTTGAGCTGGCCCTGGATTACTGGCGCGTGCGCGGCAACCTGCCAGGCCAGCGGCCCGAGGCGATCAGGCAGTTGCAACAGCTGGACCAGCAGTACCCCGGCAGTGCCGGGTTGCGCCAGACCCTGGCCGGCTGGCTGTTCGCCGAAAAGCGTGACCGCGAAGCACTGGCACTGCTCGATCAGCTGGCGCGCGACCCCGGCGCCCGGGATGCTGCCGCCCAGCGGGAGTTCGACTACCTGTCCGGGCAAGCGGTGAGCAGCACCAGCGCAGCGGCCTGGCAAGCCTTCCTCAAACGCTACCCGGCTTCGCCGCTGCTGGCACAGGCCAGCGCCAACCTGCAACAGCAGCGCACGCTGTTGGCCGACCCGTCCTGGCAGGCGGGCCAGCGCGGCAAGGCGTTGCTCGACAAGGGCCGAAATGCCGAAGCCGAAGTGCAGCTGCGACGGGCGCTGCGCCGGTACCCGGACGATGCCAGCCTGCACGGCGCCCTGGGTTATGCACTGATGCGTCAGGGCCGCTACGAAAACGCCAACACAGCGTTCCGGACGGCGAGTGCCAAGGAACAGGACACCTACTGGATCAGCCAATGGAAGGACCTGGAGTCGTCCAGCCAGTATTGGGCGCAACTTCACAACGCTGAGCGCGCCCTGCAGGCCAACAACCTGCGAGGCGCCCGCGCACTGTACTTGCAGGCGCGCCAGCAACGCCCGAAAGATGAGTACGCCTTGCTCGGCCTGGCCGATGTTTCGCTGGCTGAAGGCGATGCGATTGCCGCCGAGCGGCAGTTCCTGCAAGTGAGGCGCATGGCACCGGATAATGAAAGCGCCGTGCGTGGCCTGATGCGTGTGTACCAGGCGCAATCGCCCGCCAAGGCGCAGGCGTACCTGGACAGCTTGCCGCCACGCCAGCAGGTGCAATTCGCCAGTCTGCGCCGCAGCCTGGAACTTGCACGCCTGCGTCAGCAGGGTGACCAGGCGCTGCAACGCGAAGACTGGGCAGCGGCCAGCCAGGTGTTGGCCCAGGCCACTGCCTTGGCCCCCGATGAACCTTGGCTGGTGTATCAATTGGCCAATAGCTTGCGTCACCAGGGCCGCACCGCCGAGGCCGACGCGGCATTCGCCAAACTGGTCCAGCACCAGCCACACGACCCGGCAACCCGCTATGCCCACGGCCTGTTTCTTGAGTCCAGCGACCGTGATGCCTTGGCCCTGGACAGCCTGGGCGCAGTGCCGCAGGCAACCTGGAGCGCTGACATGCGTGCCCTGCAGCAGCGCATTCAGCGCCGCGTGACCCTGGCCTCGGCGCAGCAGCTCCAGGCGCAAGGCCGCGTTACCGAGGCGACAGCCTTGCTTGAAGCCGGCCTGGCACGTGGCGAAGGCGGCCCCGACGACTTGATGCTGTTGGCCGACTGGGCGGCAGCGCGCGGTGAGCCTGACAAGGCGCGTGGTTATTACCAGCGTGTGCTGGCCGTACAGCCAGGGCGACCGGAAGCGCGCCTTGGCGTGATCGAAAGCGCGCTGGCAGAAGGCAACCTGGCAAAGGCTCGGCACATGTTGACTGTGCAAGTGCCACAGTTGGCCGACGATGACAGCAATGCCCAGCGGCGCCTGGCGGCTGTCTGGGCTGCCTTGGGCGAACACGACCAGGCGGCCAGGCTGCTCGACCGGATTGCATCGCAGCAGCCCCGGCCTGATCCGTTGTTGCGCCGTGACGCCGCCCGCCTGGTGGCGAAGGACGACCCGCAACGGGCGCTGGACCTCTACGCCGCAGCGATGGCCGATGCGCAGTTGCTGGACCGTGCTGCCGCCTCGCCGCGGGATGACCGTGCCCTGACGCTGGCCAGCCGCGAGCAAGAGGCTGACGACTGGCTGGCACGCAGCCTGCGCAGCGACGTCGATGCACTGTATCGCCAGCGCAATACCCATGTGACGCTGATGCACGACTACGGTTGGCGCCAGGACGACGGGACGCCAGGCACCTCCGAGCTCAGCACCCAGTCGACCCTGTTGCATGTCGATACCCCTTGGCAGGACGGCACTGCCTTTGCCCGCGTGGAGCGCATTGGCATGGATGCAGGGTCGTTCGAGCAGAACGACCAGGGGCGCTACACCCCCGATTTCGGTAGCTGCCAATTTGTCGGCCAGACCGCTGACGGAAAATCGCTGCCCGCGTGCACGGGGGGCTCGCAGACCGCTGACGGCAGTGTACTGGCACTGGGTTGGCAGGGCGGCCGTTGGGCGGTCGACCTGGGCACCACCCAGGGCTATGCGGTCAATAACTGGCTAGGTGGCGCAACGCTCAGCGGAGACCTCGGCCAAGTTGGCTGGTCGCTGACTGCATCGCGGCGGCCCATGAGCAACTCGCTGTTGTCGTTTGCCGGCGCACGCGACCGCCCGACAGGCGTGCGTTGGGGCGGTGTCACAGCCAATGGCGGCACGCTTGGCCTGAGCTGGGACCAAGGGGGCGACAACGGTGTCTGGGCCAGCCTGGGGCATCACTGGTTGTATGGCGAAAACGTTGCCGACAACCAGCGCACTCGGGCCATGGCCGGCTATTACCACCGAGTGGTGGAAAGGGCCGACGAGCGTGTGCGTGTTGGCCTGACGCTGATGCACTGGCGCCATGACAAGGACCTGGGCGGCTACAGCCTGGGGCAGGGCGGCTACTACAGCCCACAGCGTTACACGTCGGTAGGCGTGCCGGTCAGTTACGCCTGGCGCAACTACGACTGGTCGCTGTTGCTGGAGGGTTCGGTCAGTTGGTCCCAGGCCCACAGTGGCAGCAGCCGGTTGTACCCGGACGCCCACGTCAATCGCAGGGTGCTGGCGCAATATGGCGTTGACTCCAACATTGATGCCATGAGCGAAGCCAGCGACAGCAGCGGGCTGGGCTACCGCCTGCGCGGCCTGTTCGAACGGCGCCTGAGTGATCGGTGGGTACTGGGCGGCGGCTTCGACTGGCAGCACAGCGATGACTACGCGCCTAGCCATGCCATGCTCTACCTGCGCTACCTGTTCGAGCCGTGGCGGGGCAACCTGGCCTTGCCGGTAACGCCGCTGGAGCCTTACAGCGAGTGGCGTTGA
- the bcsZ gene encoding cellulose synthase complex periplasmic endoglucanase BcsZ — translation MMRRLLVGLVTFGLPFFANAATACSWPAWDRFKAELVSVDGRVIDPSDERLITTSEGQSYALFFALVGNDRRAFAQLLRWTTNNLAEGDLARHLPAWLWGRNSQQQWQVLDTNNASDADLWIAYSLLEAGRLWDKPAYTQLGQRLLWRIAAQTVRKLPGLGVMLLPGDYGFEDARGTRLNPSYLPLQLFDRFSLVDPLWGELAANTRRLWLASSPKGFAPDWLLWTPAGELAADPQHGSGGDYDAIRLYLWVGMLAKDAPQRAELVARYAPMAALTTRDGLPPEHVDTRSGAASGHGPAGFSAALLPLLAASPEHVAGLAAQRQRLHQQPVEAKAYYSQVLALFGQGWDEARYRFDSHGRLLPAWSAPCSE, via the coding sequence ATCATGCGCCGATTGCTGGTGGGGCTGGTCACCTTCGGCCTGCCTTTCTTTGCCAATGCCGCGACGGCCTGTTCCTGGCCCGCCTGGGACCGCTTCAAGGCCGAGCTGGTGAGTGTGGACGGTCGGGTCATCGACCCGAGCGACGAGCGCCTGATCACCACCTCGGAAGGGCAGAGCTATGCGCTGTTCTTCGCCCTGGTAGGCAATGACCGGCGGGCCTTCGCGCAATTGCTGCGCTGGACCACCAACAACCTGGCCGAGGGTGACCTGGCCCGGCATCTTCCCGCTTGGCTGTGGGGGCGTAACAGCCAGCAGCAGTGGCAGGTACTGGATACCAACAATGCCAGCGACGCCGACCTGTGGATTGCCTACAGCCTGCTGGAAGCGGGGCGGTTGTGGGACAAACCGGCCTACACGCAACTGGGCCAGCGCCTGCTGTGGCGCATCGCTGCGCAGACCGTACGCAAGCTGCCAGGCCTGGGGGTGATGCTGCTGCCGGGCGACTACGGCTTCGAGGATGCCCGTGGCACGCGGCTTAACCCCAGTTACCTGCCGTTGCAACTGTTCGACCGCTTCAGCCTGGTGGACCCGCTGTGGGGCGAACTGGCGGCTAATACGCGGCGCTTGTGGCTGGCATCGTCACCCAAAGGCTTCGCCCCGGACTGGCTACTGTGGACGCCGGCCGGTGAGCTGGCAGCGGACCCACAGCATGGCAGTGGCGGTGATTACGATGCCATCCGGCTCTACCTGTGGGTTGGCATGCTGGCCAAGGACGCGCCCCAGCGTGCCGAGCTGGTGGCCCGCTATGCCCCGATGGCAGCATTGACCACACGTGACGGGCTGCCGCCCGAGCACGTGGATACGCGCAGCGGTGCTGCCAGCGGCCATGGCCCGGCCGGTTTCTCTGCGGCCTTGCTGCCTTTGCTGGCGGCTTCTCCCGAGCACGTGGCTGGCCTGGCAGCGCAGCGGCAGCGTTTGCATCAGCAGCCGGTCGAGGCCAAGGCGTACTACAGCCAGGTGCTGGCGCTGTTTGGCCAGGGTTGGGATGAAGCCCGTTACCGTTTTGACTCGCACGGCCGCCTGTTGCCGGCCTGGAGTGCGCCATGCAGCGAATGA
- the bcsB gene encoding cellulose biosynthesis cyclic di-GMP-binding regulatory protein BcsB yields the protein MTGYPARTWGLAMALFVALSQSAVAASVAPLAEPAVPTVPNWPVMKTFEQLGHASDSLLLGVRNSEHIEFGVRRDRLATDASLQLDYTPSPALLPNLSHLRVYLNDELMGVVPVEKDQLGQRVRRQLPLDPKLLSDFNRVRLEFVGHYTDICEDPAHSGLWLNLNRKSQVQLHEQALALDNDLAYFPLPFFDARDTGKVELPVVFSGVPSLGEQRAAAILASYFGSQAGWRKATFPVLYNRLPARAATPKPSIVFATNDRRPAFLANLQQFPPVDGPELQMIDHPDDRWSKVLLVLGRNDDDLVKAASALAVGNNLFRGARVKVQQMTALQPRQPYDAPNWTRTDRPVRFAELLDYPEQLQVSGLQPRPVTLELNLPPDLFVWRNQGIPLRTLYRYTAPAVTDESRLSISVNDQYITSMPLVGNDRRSGTLEEMRLAVLSGDSTALTEKSLVPALKIGDRNRLRFDFSFASTLGSAQRDRCQTSLPVDVRAAIDDNSTIDLSGYHHYIAMPDLRAFARSGFPFSRMADLSETLVIMPGKPTAMQVGTLLDTIGGVAGQVGYPALGLQLVDDWKQAAAADADLLLIGSLPEALSDAPNLGLLLSAQRDWLLQGRSAGLPGSQRFDTGAVAASSRVAVSAQAPIAAITGLKSPFHPQRSVVALLASSDSDYGLLRDTLGDVGKLDAVAGSVTLVRSSGVTSQFVGEHYFVGALPWWLLLWFHLSEHPVLLAAIAAICVVLFAFLLWRALRWAGKRRLGEAG from the coding sequence ATGACTGGTTATCCCGCGCGTACCTGGGGCCTGGCGATGGCGCTGTTTGTCGCCTTGTCGCAGAGTGCCGTTGCCGCCTCTGTAGCCCCGCTTGCCGAGCCAGCCGTACCCACGGTACCCAACTGGCCGGTGATGAAAACCTTCGAGCAGCTCGGGCATGCGTCCGACAGCCTGTTGCTGGGCGTGCGCAACAGTGAACACATCGAGTTCGGCGTGCGTCGCGACCGCTTGGCCACTGATGCCAGCCTGCAACTGGACTACACGCCTTCGCCGGCGCTGCTGCCGAACCTGTCGCACCTGCGCGTCTACCTCAACGATGAACTGATGGGCGTGGTGCCCGTGGAGAAGGACCAGCTTGGCCAGCGCGTGCGCCGCCAGTTGCCGCTTGACCCGAAGCTGCTCAGCGACTTCAACCGGGTACGCCTGGAGTTTGTCGGGCACTACACCGACATCTGCGAAGACCCGGCGCACAGCGGCCTGTGGCTGAACCTCAATCGCAAGAGCCAGGTGCAGCTGCACGAGCAGGCCTTGGCGCTGGACAACGACCTGGCGTATTTCCCGCTGCCGTTCTTCGATGCGCGGGATACGGGCAAGGTGGAATTGCCAGTGGTGTTCAGCGGCGTGCCTAGCCTGGGCGAGCAACGTGCGGCGGCGATCCTGGCGTCGTACTTTGGCAGCCAGGCCGGCTGGCGCAAGGCAACCTTCCCGGTGCTGTACAACCGCCTGCCGGCCCGGGCTGCAACGCCAAAGCCAAGTATCGTGTTTGCCACCAACGACCGCCGCCCGGCCTTCCTCGCCAACCTGCAGCAGTTCCCGCCGGTCGACGGCCCGGAGCTGCAGATGATCGACCACCCGGACGACCGCTGGAGCAAAGTGCTGCTGGTGCTGGGCCGCAACGACGATGATCTGGTCAAGGCCGCGTCGGCGCTGGCGGTTGGCAACAACCTGTTTCGCGGCGCCCGGGTGAAAGTGCAGCAGATGACCGCGTTGCAACCGCGTCAGCCCTACGATGCGCCCAACTGGACGCGCACCGACCGGCCGGTACGCTTTGCCGAGCTGCTGGACTACCCCGAGCAGCTGCAAGTCAGTGGCCTTCAGCCACGGCCGGTGACGCTGGAACTGAACCTGCCTCCCGACCTTTTTGTCTGGCGTAACCAGGGCATCCCGCTGCGTACCCTGTACCGCTACACGGCGCCTGCGGTGACCGACGAATCGCGCCTGAGCATCAGCGTCAACGACCAGTACATCACCAGCATGCCGCTGGTGGGCAATGACCGACGCAGCGGCACCCTCGAAGAAATGCGCCTGGCGGTGTTATCCGGCGACAGCACTGCGTTGACCGAAAAGTCACTGGTGCCGGCGTTGAAAATCGGCGACCGCAACCGCCTGCGCTTTGATTTCAGCTTTGCCAGCACCTTGGGCAGCGCCCAGCGCGACCGTTGCCAGACATCCCTGCCGGTGGATGTGCGGGCAGCGATCGACGACAACTCCACCATCGACCTGTCCGGTTATCACCACTACATCGCCATGCCCGACCTGCGTGCATTTGCCCGCAGCGGCTTCCCGTTCAGCCGCATGGCCGACCTTTCCGAAACCCTGGTCATCATGCCGGGCAAACCCACGGCGATGCAGGTCGGCACCTTGCTCGACACCATTGGCGGTGTAGCAGGGCAGGTCGGTTACCCGGCGCTGGGCCTGCAACTGGTGGATGACTGGAAGCAGGCCGCAGCGGCCGATGCCGACTTGCTGCTGATCGGCAGCCTGCCTGAAGCCCTGAGCGATGCGCCCAACCTTGGCCTGCTGCTCAGCGCCCAGCGTGACTGGTTGCTGCAAGGCCGCAGCGCAGGGCTGCCGGGCAGCCAGCGCTTCGACACCGGGGCGGTGGCTGCAAGCAGCCGCGTGGCGGTGAGCGCGCAGGCACCGATCGCGGCCATCACCGGTTTGAAATCGCCGTTCCACCCGCAACGCAGTGTCGTCGCCCTGTTGGCCAGCAGCGACAGCGATTATGGCTTGCTGCGCGATACGCTCGGCGATGTGGGCAAGCTTGATGCGGTGGCCGGTTCGGTAACGCTGGTGCGCAGCAGCGGCGTTACCAGCCAGTTTGTGGGCGAGCATTACTTCGTGGGTGCATTGCCGTGGTGGTTGCTGTTGTGGTTCCACTTGTCCGAGCACCCGGTGCTGCTGGCGGCGATCGCGGCCATTTGCGTGGTGCTGTTTGCCTTCCTGCTTTGGCGGGCACTGCGCTGGGCAGGCAAGCGCCGCCTGGGTGAGGCGGGGTGA
- the bcsA gene encoding UDP-forming cellulose synthase catalytic subunit, producing the protein MTLSPLSAYTWFSARGARLPVAWLFTLGVWLAFLFLRLESPAWQALLTERQRLYPQLAGKRPSLGDPVRLLIQSLWLLLRQQPAPRRPGRARRAWGNVREQLRNARQVAGHYRSLLIGTLQQLPARYRGSAFRHAASARLRGLSVFARRAFYSVLTLCATGLALLCVTEPFGYLAQLMFIGLLLGIAMLVRHMPGRFPTLMLIVLSTIISCRYLWWRYTATLNWNDTTDLVCGVILLAAETYSWFVLILGYIQTSWPLQRKPASLPANPQHWPTVDLMIPTYNEDLSVVRTTVLAALGLDWPRERLRIHILDDGRRDAFRAFADEVGVGYIVRPDSKHAKAGNLNHALGVTDSELIAIFDCDHVPVRSFLQMTVGWFLKDPKLALVQTPHHFFSPDPFERNLGSFRRRPNEGELFYGLIQDGNDMWNAAFFCGSCAVLRRTALHSIGGFAVETVTEDAHTALRMHRQGWSSAYLSIPQAAGLATESLSAHIGQRIRWARGMVQIFRTDNPLFGRGLSLFQRVCYANAMLHFLAGLPRLVFLTAPLAFLLLHAYIIYAPALMILLYVLPHMIHASLTNSRMQGKYRQTFWGEVYETVLAWYIARPTTVALFAPKKGKFNVTAKGGLMEQEQFDWHIAQPYLWLAALNVAGLGFAVWRLFNGPAAEIGTVIVSSLWVIYNLLIIGAAVAVAAEVRQVRRAHRVQMRLPAGLVLASGHAYPCTLVDYSDGGVGLQLHDGLALNPGEQVRLLLNRGEREFAFQACVTRTVGQHVGLVFHALSPQQRIDLVHCTFARADAWLGWNEQHEVERPLRSLVDVLKLGGVGYLRLLEHLPPWVHAWLRPLRALARWLASYRPRTPQPVPFLNPVDRDA; encoded by the coding sequence GTGACCTTGAGCCCCCTGTCGGCCTACACCTGGTTCAGTGCGCGCGGTGCGCGCCTGCCGGTAGCCTGGCTGTTTACCCTCGGCGTATGGCTGGCCTTCCTGTTCCTGCGCCTGGAGTCTCCCGCGTGGCAGGCGCTGTTGACCGAGCGCCAGCGCCTGTACCCGCAACTGGCGGGCAAGCGCCCGAGCCTGGGCGACCCGGTCCGCCTGTTGATCCAGAGCCTGTGGCTGTTGCTGAGGCAGCAACCGGCCCCACGCCGACCGGGCCGCGCACGGCGTGCCTGGGGCAACGTACGCGAGCAGTTGCGTAACGCGCGACAGGTTGCGGGCCATTACCGCAGCCTGCTGATCGGCACGCTGCAGCAATTACCTGCCCGCTACCGTGGCAGTGCCTTCAGGCATGCAGCCTCGGCACGCTTGCGCGGCTTGAGCGTGTTCGCCCGGCGGGCGTTCTACAGCGTGCTGACACTGTGTGCAACTGGCCTGGCGCTGCTGTGCGTGACGGAGCCGTTCGGCTACCTGGCACAGCTGATGTTCATCGGCCTGCTGCTGGGCATCGCCATGCTGGTGCGGCACATGCCAGGGCGTTTCCCGACACTGATGCTGATCGTGCTGTCGACCATCATTTCCTGCCGTTACCTGTGGTGGCGCTACACCGCAACCCTTAACTGGAACGACACCACCGACCTGGTGTGCGGCGTGATCCTGCTGGCGGCGGAAACCTATTCGTGGTTCGTGCTGATCCTGGGTTATATCCAGACCAGCTGGCCGTTGCAGCGCAAGCCGGCGAGCCTGCCTGCCAACCCGCAGCACTGGCCGACAGTCGACCTGATGATCCCCACCTACAACGAAGACTTGTCGGTGGTGCGCACCACAGTACTGGCTGCCTTGGGCCTGGACTGGCCACGCGAGCGCCTGCGCATCCATATTCTGGACGACGGCCGCCGCGACGCGTTCCGCGCGTTCGCCGACGAGGTTGGGGTGGGCTACATCGTGCGGCCGGACAGCAAGCACGCCAAAGCCGGCAACCTCAACCATGCGCTGGGTGTGACCGACAGCGAGCTGATCGCCATTTTCGACTGCGACCATGTGCCGGTGCGCTCCTTCCTGCAAATGACGGTGGGTTGGTTTCTCAAGGATCCGAAGCTGGCACTGGTGCAGACGCCGCATCATTTCTTCTCGCCCGACCCCTTCGAGCGCAACCTGGGATCGTTCCGGCGCCGCCCCAATGAAGGGGAGCTGTTCTACGGCCTTATCCAGGACGGCAACGACATGTGGAACGCGGCGTTCTTCTGCGGCTCCTGCGCGGTGCTGCGCCGCACCGCGCTGCACAGCATTGGCGGTTTTGCCGTGGAGACCGTGACCGAAGATGCTCACACCGCCTTGCGCATGCACCGCCAGGGTTGGTCATCGGCGTACTTGAGCATCCCGCAGGCGGCCGGGCTCGCTACCGAGAGCCTGTCGGCGCACATCGGCCAGCGCATTCGCTGGGCGCGCGGCATGGTGCAGATCTTCCGCACCGACAACCCCCTGTTCGGGCGAGGGCTGAGCCTGTTCCAGCGGGTGTGTTATGCCAATGCGATGCTGCACTTCCTGGCCGGCTTGCCGCGGCTGGTATTCCTGACCGCACCGCTGGCGTTCCTGTTGCTGCATGCCTACATCATCTATGCACCGGCGCTGATGATCCTGCTGTACGTGTTGCCGCACATGATCCACGCCAGCCTGACCAACTCGCGCATGCAGGGCAAGTACCGGCAAACCTTCTGGGGCGAGGTATACGAGACCGTGCTGGCCTGGTACATCGCCCGCCCAACCACGGTCGCGCTGTTCGCGCCTAAAAAGGGCAAGTTCAACGTCACCGCCAAGGGCGGCCTGATGGAGCAGGAGCAGTTTGACTGGCATATCGCCCAGCCGTACCTATGGCTTGCGGCACTCAACGTCGCTGGCCTGGGCTTTGCCGTGTGGCGCCTGTTCAACGGCCCGGCGGCAGAAATCGGCACGGTGATCGTCAGTTCGCTGTGGGTGATCTACAACCTGCTGATCATCGGCGCCGCCGTTGCCGTGGCCGCCGAAGTGCGCCAGGTGCGCCGCGCCCACCGGGTGCAGATGCGCTTGCCGGCGGGGTTGGTGCTGGCCAGCGGTCATGCCTACCCGTGCACCCTGGTTGACTACTCCGATGGCGGTGTTGGCCTGCAGCTGCACGACGGCCTTGCACTGAACCCGGGGGAGCAGGTGCGCCTGCTGCTCAACCGCGGCGAGCGCGAGTTCGCCTTCCAGGCCTGTGTCACCCGTACCGTCGGGCAGCACGTGGGCCTGGTGTTCCACGCACTCAGCCCGCAGCAGCGCATCGACCTGGTGCATTGCACCTTTGCCCGCGCCGATGCCTGGCTTGGCTGGAACGAGCAGCACGAGGTCGAGCGCCCGCTGCGCAGCCTGGTCGATGTGCTGAAGCTGGGCGGTGTCGGTTACCTGCGCCTGCTCGAGCACCTGCCGCCGTGGGTACACGCGTGGCTGCGCCCACTGCGCGCGCTGGCACGTTGGCTGGCCAGCTACCGGCCCCGCACACCGCAGCCTGTCCCTTTTTTGAACCCTGTTGATCGAGACGCATGA